A region of the Cloacibacillus sp. genome:
ATGCTGAAAGACCTCGCCGCGCCGCTTTCCGACGACGACGTGAAGGCGATGGCGACGTGGCTCAACTACTGTAAAAAGAGCGTCGGGATGCGCGCCTCGTTTCCATGGGAGGGGACGGAGCTCTTGCTCATAAAACGCGGCGTAGGCACGCCGGGAGGCCCGGCAAACGGCGACATGAAAAACGGCGTCAACGAGCCGCTCTTTGCCGCCATACTGGCTGTAGATATGAATAAGACTCCGACGCAGATAGCGACCGCCGTTATGATAGGCGCGAAAAAGGCGGCGCTTGCCACCATCGCCGCCGAAAATTACGGCGTCGTGGGCGGCATAAACGGAGGCTACTTTGCCGGCGCGAAGCCCATCGGCGTGCTGCGCCGGCAGGGGTATTCCGACAACGTGAAATTCTGGCCCAACCGCTCCGCCTTCGCGTGGACGGCAGAGGGAGAATATAAGTTCATCGATGGGAAAGTTTCAGGCAACATATCCGCCATCCGCGAATACGACAAATACACAGAGGTGCTCCAGGCAGGGCCTCTGCTGATGAAGGACGGCGCGCCCGCGCAGAACACGGAAAACATCCAGCCGAACGTCCTGAACTTCCGTCATCCGCGCACCTTCGTAGGCAGCGACGGCAAGCGTATCTATTGGGGCGTAATAGACGGGCGCGACAACATGCACAGCGTCGGCCTCACGATGCCGGAGCTTCGCTCCTTTATGGCCTCGCTTGCGATGAAGGAGGCGCTGAATCTTGACGGAGGCGGCTCAAGCTCCCTCTGGTGGCGCGGCATGACCTTCACGCTGCCAAGCAACGCAAAAGATATGGAACGCCCCATCCCGTACGCGATACTGATGTTCGAGCCGGGCGCGGGAGTAAGAAACTAGCGCGGCGAGGCCATAAGGGGTATCCAGCGGTTTTATTTTCCTCCGAAGCCGAACCATTTTTTAGCATCTTTCGTATATTGGATGCCCATGATGCCGTTTTTGATTCCGGAATAGTTGCCATTGCCGTTAGAGGAGATCCATCTAAATAACAGTACGTTTTCATCGGTGAGCAAAAAATCTGTGCTGTTTTCAAAACCGTATTCCAAAGGATTGTACCATATCAACTTTTGTTCTGCTGGCGTCGTCAAATCTTTCATTGTATAAACGGAAGCCCCGGCCGGCATAATAGCCTGCAGCTCTTTTTTAGAAAAACCGGGAACAAGGTCTATGTTGTAAACTTTTACGCCTACGGAATTTTCATTTCCTCCCCAGAGACGGATCCCAGTTTTGGGCCGATTGAGGGGAAAGTCATCCATAGGCATGGAGTATAATGTTTTTATGATGTTTTTGTCCTCCGTGCCCCATTTAGTGTTGCCCATCTGTTCCCGTACGTTCATCTCCATGCCCCTTGCAATAACAGTGACATCTTTTTTTGTCTGGTCATTATAGCCTCCGACATAATGCAGTTTCATGGGATACCATGGCGTTGCATTGCCGCCGCCCCAGTCGAGGATATGCTTTGCGATATTTATTAGTTGATTGTTAAAGTCACTGAAATTGCAGACGGTGAATTGATAGGTTTTCTTCTCATTCGGGGTCTCTTCCGGCTCTGGAGATTGTGGTATCTCAGAGACGAAGCGGCCGTACCATACTGGTTCTGAATAATAGAAATCTGGCCCGATATAAAAAGGATCTCTCGCTTCAAGCGCCGTTCTGTCTTTATCAGAAAGTTTGTCGATAACTTCCTTTTTGGGTTTAAGGTACTTCATCCTAACGATATAATGCGGTTCTTCTTTTTTGCCGTCCATATAATATTCGAGTATGGTGTACATGACGCGTGTGCGTTGCGTGAAGATGTCACTCATGAAATCGTTTCCGCCATAAAATAGTTTATTCTGCATATATCTTGGAGAATACTCAAGATTGTTTCCGGCAGGCATTACTCCATACGAGGAGTACCACTTCGCGCCGCCATAAGGTATCTCCTGTGAGGTTAAAGTTGTAACGGATGTCTTGTCGTCTGTAGTCGGCCAGCTGCCGCTCCCTGCATTGTATGTCTGTACATTCCGGATAAACAGGCGAATCGGAAATGATTTTCGAGCGTTGTCATACTGTAGTACGTACCCATACAGAAGCTCTGATGGAGTAGCGGCCTTGTTCTTATTGTCCCTTCCGTTTAGCAGCAGCCCGTAGCCCGCGACGTCCACGTTTTCCGCCTCAACGATTATGGAATAATTGGATATGGAAGAGAACGACGTTTTCTTTTTTCCGCCAGGATTGTCATTTTCAAGGCTGTTTCGCCTGGCTTCTGCGATATATTTTAACGCTACGGTCGCGACAAGCGCAGGCGCATTGTTGCCCCCATTTGGGTTGATCCTAACGACCTTCTCTCCGTCTGTCGATATTTCCAGCTTAACAGATGAATCTGGTGTGGAGTATATGTCGTCTGTATTTTCTCCCGTTTCAAGAAACTTGATCCAGTCCCTCCAGAACGGACTTTGATTGTTTTCCGCGGTCAGTTCTACAAACGGTCCCCATACCGGTTCCTTCTCAGGAAAACCGGCCGCTTTTGGTATGACGCGGCATTTTATTACGCCGTAGCCGCCACCATCCCATTTTATTTTTCCAGAGGCTGTGGAGATGTAAAAGTCCCCGCTAACCGCAATAGTTTGACCCAAGAGCGGATCTCCTGCTGCGTCGGTCAATTTCCAATATTTTCTGCCTATAATGGATGAATTTGGAGGCTCTGTGGATATATCGGCAGAGGCTTCTGTGCCGCCTGAGATATACCATTCAACCAGAGATTCGTCTGTGAGGTTTGACGCGTCGTCAGCTTGAAGAGTGTACTTGGCCGTAAGCTCCTTTACCTCTGTTTTCAAGACATC
Encoded here:
- a CDS encoding phosphodiester glycosidase family protein; amino-acid sequence: MKFINYAKAAAAAVLCISLAGAAPLAASAVTKAQLLPVIEQSLGRATPDKYLSKPAGDITRADALRLALESMGWGFAVTAVDQAALLPEWPEVEGVSYIASHMKPQAPAEMLKDLAAPLSDDDVKAMATWLNYCKKSVGMRASFPWEGTELLLIKRGVGTPGGPANGDMKNGVNEPLFAAILAVDMNKTPTQIATAVMIGAKKAALATIAAENYGVVGGINGGYFAGAKPIGVLRRQGYSDNVKFWPNRSAFAWTAEGEYKFIDGKVSGNISAIREYDKYTEVLQAGPLLMKDGAPAQNTENIQPNVLNFRHPRTFVGSDGKRIYWGVIDGRDNMHSVGLTMPELRSFMASLAMKEALNLDGGGSSSLWWRGMTFTLPSNAKDMERPIPYAILMFEPGAGVRN
- a CDS encoding prepilin-type N-terminal cleavage/methylation domain-containing protein — encoded protein: MNRKKAFTLVEILVAMIISMVVIVAVLVTMRQSLNIYDIAEAAGVAINDARYTSDAFYRRCASDINNVPLQYHDSSRMDTIKILGAVPPTAAQNEHYIFLSNGVVTERNKDGDLPFEGSEHIKELSFSMPQSDAASDDKNYILKTSFTSEYKNKEHKVEIELGLFNAPGKQGNISGDLYAGPVLFYITQGTDYTVTDIKIFNGATDVSNKKDVLKTEVKELTAKYTLQADDASNLTDESLVEWYISGGTEASADISTEPPNSSIIGRKYWKLTDAAGDPLLGQTIAVSGDFYISTASGKIKWDGGGYGVIKCRVIPKAAGFPEKEPVWGPFVELTAENNQSPFWRDWIKFLETGENTDDIYSTPDSSVKLEISTDGEKVVRINPNGGNNAPALVATVALKYIAEARRNSLENDNPGGKKKTSFSSISNYSIIVEAENVDVAGYGLLLNGRDNKNKAATPSELLYGYVLQYDNARKSFPIRLFIRNVQTYNAGSGSWPTTDDKTSVTTLTSQEIPYGGAKWYSSYGVMPAGNNLEYSPRYMQNKLFYGGNDFMSDIFTQRTRVMYTILEYYMDGKKEEPHYIVRMKYLKPKKEVIDKLSDKDRTALEARDPFYIGPDFYYSEPVWYGRFVSEIPQSPEPEETPNEKKTYQFTVCNFSDFNNQLINIAKHILDWGGGNATPWYPMKLHYVGGYNDQTKKDVTVIARGMEMNVREQMGNTKWGTEDKNIIKTLYSMPMDDFPLNRPKTGIRLWGGNENSVGVKVYNIDLVPGFSKKELQAIMPAGASVYTMKDLTTPAEQKLIWYNPLEYGFENSTDFLLTDENVLLFRWISSNGNGNYSGIKNGIMGIQYTKDAKKWFGFGGK